From a region of the Macrobrachium nipponense isolate FS-2020 chromosome 20, ASM1510439v2, whole genome shotgun sequence genome:
- the LOC135225804 gene encoding small subunit processome component 20 homolog gives MKGKAGRQSHKATNTFVFRGFGEKVRALRVSARKYLLQRPQNTEGENTTFIYEAVCKAKDLNVTQEFKTFLRELGNEIQTTGQLVIHENHIASCISTHISNPETSALQPVCDVLVAFANDLPQEFYSKHFYNFLPKLIAHLSMKDPEVIETVFLCIVSLFVVLQKYLYEDFYTLYHVNKFSHLLSKSYPWYINELAAQSLGVLVRKIPKKNWFISMSLRKLKKDESQVEGLGRVFASMMKSDVIQRVHSCTPKILDKLLENLSGSDEVPQEPALETVKFTVSLLAKYITTPHPDKNVAWQTLWKEDNSLVWPTFWDCTKRLISQDDADTHRHLNCVLQVLHVLLSHKQGALITDVNDTVVNCVNVLESPLPDTVGYTMAETLATLLAFPADKLNHSALKRIVSSFLSCSYSPAVKLSFVKQVTNLERFDGEILNLVLPCLECMMGESEDQGIARNILELIADITIQKRPPCTSGQELSTWNPYLLNFAVPGLNGQMYIGQYIEKEIKKGISEKLSNLEDLSLCLLCMPHIMHLKNQEFTSFLTKILDNAMSMLKDEAQRIVDTVAPLSKKKKSEVPVPEFALDMNVKSEIPLFARQVLFLISLVVEVMSHTLSKEDFLASLCQVKLEELLKKKNHYRENVHILRAVDIYFTVASSVNQKNIMSEEYLKEIYTYLAPGLASSNPQVRFLILHILSLFPITLAPSENSADDIENVFQILLKAESVPITPWEFRDRLRFITMVDADHLKPHVPVSGDYNEAPLLFLIGQLYTNYQDLWNPVLKTIAGFAYSMPLDVFWPLWFSKLKIASHTTQEVLLRKQVDPDQDLHLSCSVLSDVDCILTLHSGYSKLPLKPNHLNFRDLLWRAMDKFPDICENKNRDLVPLFFGFLEKEFFPVDFTVAPTQDITFERGQQEFVSSGNDDVSQQHEDGTEIGKDLEDLEEDEGSAEYPRRASVKSLSEQLTLFSRFHNPRMLAQSKKLESMYLELLTHPSPSLQKLSFDCLLGYNHAFLTPYKDHMYKLLDDKSFKNALTLFSIDGSEKTLDDEHRKDFMPYLMRVLYGKMHYKTGSNSAGKGRINVRKAVILRFLAGASEEEFQTFLDLAYDVILGHLNGSALDIVNRGRDDLDLKNVVPLNRLQGALTTMENIIERIANIMTVKRSLLLKVIIFIANLSSLILERRSEIKKRHVSYLKHIRQQAQKQIVSFFSLIEDYEWHSNEIDAVFETMVWPNLRRLPDEGLSSPVPLLNLFECWAENPRYFPLLAKVHMDDVTLTPLTYVVKLVSNEKCSNKVRAVVFNMVEKLLTLKDYEETLKDHEETTLNENDEALPLVVCPPLVEVKRLMSRDGLTLQNYGSALLVPHLQGLLQSMKILITNLSKGIAVTQRDLTILSSLTEWFTDKGVSEELLTLIIPLIVNKHVKKAEVIAQLLTTCSYLLPVIDNNKQFVRPLISQFGCIVDRASRDALCKAVTAIASTNPEYKDIADLAANLNSWNPKFIDEVDYERRLDGFRQMSEYCKGTENISIDYCQFLVYSCMYVISHINDTSLRDVSRHCLDQFIDMCVRLQPVQPSEVKQVLIDRLLSLVKSGLKNPKDEVRTDIFFILQKIVHKCHSLYDKLEDLYKLASEADDDADFFCNMMHIQRHRRSRAMMRLSDKLKNGSLILSEDTITEYLLPALRVYLFNDAYAKDDHLIQAAVRCIGAFALHLPWHAYMRLLKTYLGMFKKINLKYLKVLVKLLELLIDGFHEEVEEVIILEEKEGKNLKENTEVKGNDKLVIKESTLTKNKELFKKDTNKPSCVEERSEKAIEGKTEYREVETADLPLMPDGELLNRPQKIYLALVNNIIPQLKKTLVVRTRSDAKHKVNKSKYPEDDDIKRIPLAFALIKLMKKLPSKVLDSNVNSVLMKMLTFLKSQSQAIRDEARNMLVKIMMELGGKYLPWLVGDLQSILTKGFQTHVLVFTLHSVLSHIRPLLKGSDIDRCLLDMIEICKGDILGLQAEEKKVAKITTKVKEARNDKSYAILSFTAEFVSAQALANLFLPLKDVLASTQDRKIVNKIIKCMDEIASGIEKNENITLTQKSVFIYGILNEKLVLLTVKGKKINREGKGEKNQPSDCYLLEPEPKKARLVPKTTFETTSFVFVEFALKLLASLLRKEKFNPQEEDHKKLLDPYLEVMENCLRSEHPDISMLALKCITLLVKYPLPSLKKQLVNVCNEMFVILHKFSSSELAKGKVYELLQLTFRTLAFIIKTVESYSLTSEQVRVLLQYVQESLDDSSHQTIVFAVLQAVLARKIDAPELHELMESVKKMSIVCTRQYALNQARVTYYSYLLTYPMKKKKIIAQIHYYLGNLSYSIEEGRLSAQMFINGVITNFPVKLFTKELETNFWLKISEQIVKEQCKENRSLLHKSLKILFERSERKSYLIELCMKLLGKDDEDIESCAVAIQLSCKSLSAFLDVS, from the coding sequence ACATTTCTGCGTGAgctgggaaatgaaatacagacgacTGGTCAACtggtgattcatgaaaaccacaTTGCTAGCTGTATATCAACACACATTAGCAATCCAGAAACGTCAGCTCTTCAACCTGTATGTGATGTTTTGGTAGCTTTTGCTAATGACCTTCCTCAAGAGTTTTACAGTAAACATTTCTATAACTTTTTGCCAAAACTCATTGCTCATTTATCTATGAAGGACCCAGAGGTGATTGAAACAGTGTTTTTGTGTATTGTATCCTTATTTGTTGTTTTACAGAAGTATCTTTATGAAGATTTTTACACTTTGTATCATGTGAACAAGTTCTCACATCTCCTTTCCAAGTCATATCCTTGGTACATTAATGAGCTTGCTGCTCAGAGTCTTGGAGTGTTAGTTCGTAAGATTCCTAAGAAAAACTGGTTTATTTCTATGTCCCTGAGAAAACTCAAGAAAGATGAATCCCAGGTGGAAGGTTTGGGGCGTGTTTTTGCTTCAATGATGAAGTCGGATGTTATCCAAAGAGTTCATAGCTGTACTCCAAAGATATTAGACAAATTATTGGAAAATTTAAGTGGCAGTGATGAAGTACCACAAGAACCAGCCTTGGAAACTGTTAAGTTTACAGTGTCTTTATTGGCCAAATACATAACAACTCCTCATCCAGATAAGAATGTTGCATGGCAAACTTTATGGAAGGAAGATAATTCTCTTGTGTGGCCAACTTTTTGGGACTGTACAAAAAGATTGATTTCTCAGGATGATGCAGATACTCATCGTCATTTAAACTGTGTTTTGCAAGTACTTCATGTCTTGTTATCCCATAAACAAGGAGCACTGATAACAGATGTAAATGATACAGTGGTTAATTGTGTAAATGTACTTGAATCCCCACTACCAGACACTGTGGGATATACAATGGCAGAAACTTTGGCAACATTGCTAGCATTCCCTGCAGACAAACTTAATCACTCTGCCTTGAAGAGAATTGTCTCTTCATTTTTGTCCTGTAGTTATTCTCCTGCTGTTAAATTGAGTTTTGTGAAGCAAGTTACTAACCTAGAAAGGTTTGATGGAGAAATACTTAATTTAGTTTTACCATGCCTGGAGTGTATGATGGGTGAAAGTGAAGATCAAGGTATTGCTAGGAATATTTTAGAGTTAATTGCTGACATAACCATTCAGAAACGACCTCCTTGCACATCTGGGCAGGAGCTGAGTACCTGGAATCCTTATCTGTTAAACTTTGCTGTTCCTGGTTTAAATGGACAGATGTATATTGGCCAATATATtgagaaggaaataaagaaaggtaTTTCTGAAAAACTTTCAAACCTTGAGGATTTGTCTCTGTGCTTACTGTGTATGCCTCATATAATGCATTTGAAAAACcaggaatttacttcatttttgACCAAGATTTTGGACAATGCTATGTCTATGTTAAAAGATGAAGCACAGAGAATAGTTGACACTGTCGCACCTTTAAGCAAGAAAAAGAAGTCTGAAGTACCAGTTCCAGAATTTGCTCTTGATATGAATGTAAAATCTGAAATTCCTTTGTTTGCAAGACAAGTGTTATTTTTGATCAGTTTAGTGGTTGAAGTTATGTCACATACACTCTCAAAGGAAGATTTTCTTGCAAGTTTATGTCAGGTCAAACTTGAGGAACTGCTTAAGAAGAAAAACCACTATAGAGAAAATGTACATATCTTAAGAGCAGttgatatttattttactgttgCTTCATCTGTGAATCAAAAGAACATCATGAGTGAAgaatatttgaaagaaatttaTACATATCTGGCTCCAGGCCTGGCTTCATCAAACCCCCAGGTTCGTTTCCTAATTCTTCATAtattgtcattgtttcctatAACCTTGGCTCCTTCAGAAAATTCTGCTGATGATATTGAGAATGTTTTCCAAATCTTGTTGAAAGCTGAGTCTGTACCCATCACACCTTGGGAGTTTAGAGATCGCCTCCGTTTTATTACAATGGTGGACGCTGATCATTTGAAACCACATGTCCCAGTATCAGGAGATTATAATGAGGCTCCATTGTTATTTTTGATTGGGCAGTTATATACAAATTACCAGGACCTTTGGAATCCAGTTTTGAAGACAATAGCAGGCTTTGCTTATTCTATGCCACTTGATGTATTTTGGCCTCTTTGGTTTTCAAAGTTGAAAATAGCTTCTCATACAACACAAGAAGTTTTACTGAGAAAGCAGGTAGATCCTGATCAAGATCTTCACCTATCTTGTAGTGTCCTTTCTGATGTTGATTGCATATTAACACTGCATTCAGGTTATTCTAAATTACCATTAAAACCTAATCATTTGAATTTCCGTGACTTACTTTGGAGAGCAATGGACAAGTTCCCagatatttgtgaaaataaaaacagggaCTTGGTACCATTGTTCTTTGGTTTCTTGGAGAAAGAATTTTTTCCTGTAGATTTTACTGTGGCACCAACACAAGATATTACTTTTGAACGAGGGCAGCAGGAGTTTGTAAGTAGTGGAAATGATGATGTATCACAGCAACATGAGGATGGGACGGAAATAGGTAAAGATCTAGAAGACTTGGAGGAAGATGAAGGCAGTGCTGAGTATCCTAGAAGAGCATCAGTCAAATCACTCAGTGAGCAACTTACACTCTTCTCCAGATTTCATAACCCAAGGATGCTTGCTCAGTCAAAAAAGCTGGAATCTATGTACCTAGAACTGTTAACACACCCTTCACCTTCGCTTCAAAAGCTATCCTTTGACTGCTTATTAGGTTATAATCATGCTTTTTTAACTCCATACAAAGATCATATGTACAAATTACTAGATGACAAGTCTTTCAAGAATGCTTTAACACTATTTTCAATTGATGGGTCAGAGAAGACATTAGATGATGAACACAGAAAAGATTTCATGCCATATCTGATGAGAGTATTGTATGGAAAAATGCACTACAAGACTGGCTCTAATAGTGCAGGCAAAGGTAGGATTAATGTTCGTAAAGCTGTAATTCTACGATTTTTAGCTGGTGCTAGTGAGGAAGAGTTTCAGACATTTCTTGACTTGGCATATGATGTCATACTGGGCCATCTTAATGGATCTGCTTTAGATATTGTTAACAGAGGTAGAGATGATCTGGACCTCAAGAATGTTGTGCCACTTAATAGATTGCAAGGAGCACTTACAACTatggaaaatattattgaaagaatTGCAAATATAATGACTGTAAAAAGATCTTTACTCCTGAAAGTAATTATCTTCATAGCAAATTTATCATCTCTGATTCTTGAACGACGTTCTGAAATAAAGAAACGCCATGTCTCTTATTTGAAGCATATCAGACAACAGGCTCAAAAACAGATTGTGAGCTTCTTTTCACTTATTGAAGATTATGAGTGGCACTCCAATGAAATTGATGCTGTGTTTGAAACTATGGTTTGGCCTAATTTGAGACGTTTACCAGATGAAGGCCTCTCATCACCTGTTCCACTTTTGAATTTGTTTGAATGTTGGGCGGAAAATCCAAGGTATTTCCCATTACTAGCCAAGGTTCACATGGATGATGTTACTCTGACACCACTGACTTACGTTGTAAAGCTTGTTTCTAATGAGAAGTGCAGTAATAAGGTAAGAGCTGTTGTTTTCAACATGGTAGAAAAGCTTCTTACTCTGAAAGATTATGAGGAAACTCTGAAAGATCATGAGGAAActacattaaatgaaaatgatgaagCCCTTCCTTTAGTGGTGTGTCCTCCTTTAGTGGAGGTGAAAAGATTGATGTCACGAGATGGCCTCACACTGCAGAATTATGGTTCTGCCCTCCTTGTACCTCACTTGCAAGGGTTGCTACAGagcatgaaaatattaataacaaatcTTAGCAAAGGCATTGCAGTTACACAGAGGGACCTGACAATTCTTAGTAGTTTAACAGAATGGTTTACTGACAAAGGTGTAAGTGAGGAACTTTTGACACTAATAATTCCTCTTATTGTAAATAAGCATGTTAAGAAAGCTGAGGTCATTGCACAATTGCTTACAACGTGCTCTTATTTGCTTCCTGTCATTGATAACAATAAGCAGTTTGTACGTCCCTTAATCTCGCAGTTTGGTTGCATAGTGGACCGAGCATCTCGTGATGCATTGTGCAAAGCCGTAACTGCCATTGCTTCTACGAATCCTGAATATAAGGACATTGCAGACTTAGCAGCTAACCTCAATTCTTGGAATCCAAAGTTCATTGATGAAGTAGATTATGAACGTAGATTAGATGGCTTTAGACAGATGAGTGAGTATTGTAAAGGTACAGAAAATATATCCATTGATTATTGCCAGTTTTTAGtgtatagttgtatgtatgtCATATCTCATATTAATGACACATCATTGCGAGATGTGTCACGCCATTGCTTGGACCAGTTTATTGATATGTGTGTGAGGTTGCAACCAGTTCAACCATCTGAAGTGAAGCAAGTATTGATTGACCGATTATTATCCTTGGTGAAGAGTGGACTGAAAAACCCCAAAGATGAAGTAAGAACtgacatttttttcattcttcagaaAATTGTTCATAAATGTCACTCGTTGTATGATAAGCTAGAAGACCTTTATAAACTTGCTAGTGAGGCAGATGATGACGCTGACTTTTTCTGTAACATGATGCACATTCAGAGGCATAGACGTTCAAGGGCAATGATGAGGCTTTCAGATAAGTTGAAGAATGGCTCTCTCATTCTTTCAGAAGACACCATCACTGAATACCTCTTGCCTGCTTTAAGAGTTTACTTATTCAATGATGCTTATGCAAAGGATGATCATTTAATACAAGCAGCAGTTCGCTGCATTGGTGCTTTTGCTCTACATTTGCCTTGGCATGCTTACATGAGACTGTTGAAAACATACTTGGGTAtgttcaagaaaataaatttgaaatatctCAAAGTTTTAGTCAAATTACTAGAGTTATTGATCGATGGTTTCCATGAAGAGGTAGAGGAAGTTATAATATtggaggaaaaagaaggaaaaaatctcAAGGAAAACACTGAGGTGAAAGGAAATGACAAGTTGGTGATAAAGGAGTCTACTTTAACTAAGAATAAAGAGTTATTCAAGAAAGACACAAATAAACCATCATGTGTGGAGGAACGTAGTGAGAAGGCAATTGAAGGAAAGACAGAATATAGAGAAGTTGAGACTGCTGATCTTCCTTTGATGCCTGATGGAGAGTTACTTAACAGACCCCAGAAAATTTACCTCGCTCTTGTGAATAACATCATCCCACAACTGAAAAAAACCTTGGTTGTGAGAACTAGATCTGATGCAAAACACAAAGTGAACAAAAGTAAATATCCTGAAGATGATGACATTAAACGTATTCCATTAGCATTTGCTCTCATCAAGCTCATGAAAAAGCTTCCATCAAAGGTTCTTGATTCTAATGTAAATAGTGTGCTCATGAAAATGCTGACTTTCTTGAAGAGCCAATCTCAAGCTATAAGAGATGAAGCTCGCAATATGCTAGTGAAAATCATGATGGAATTGGGTGGGAAATACTTACCATGGCTTGTTGGTGACTTACAAAGCATTCTAACCAAAGGGTTCCAAACTCATGTTCTTGTATTTACCCTTCATTCTGTATTGTCACACATTCGGCCATTATTAAAAGGATCTGACATAGATAGATGTCTGTTAGACATGATAGAAATTTGTAAAGGTGATATCTTAGGTTTACAAGCTGAAGAGAAAAAAGTAGCAAAGATAACAACGAAAGTGAAAGAAGCGAGGAATGATAAGAGTTATGCAATTCTGAGTTTTACAGCAGAATTTGTTTCAGCACAAGCTCTTGCTAACCTTTTTTTACCCTTAAAAGATGTTCTTGCTTCAACTCAGGATAGAAAAATAGTTAATAAGATAATCAAATGCATGGATGAAATAGCATCTGgtatagaaaaaaatgagaacattACACTTACACAGAAATCTGTTTTCATTTATGGAATCTTAAATGAAAAGTTAGTTCTCCTTACTGtcaaaggaaaaaagataaatagagaagggaaaggagagaagaaccaGCCTTCTGATTGTTATTTGCTTGAGCCTGAGCCTAAAAAAGCAAGACTTGTCCCAAAAACAACATTTGAAACTACATCTTTTGTGTTTGTTGAATTTGCTCTTAAGCTTCTTGCAAGTTTGCTgcgaaaagaaaaatttaatccaCAGGAAGAAGACCATAAAAAATTACTTGATCCATATTTAGAAGTCATGGAAAATTGTCTCAGATCTGAGCATCCTGATATTAGTATGCTTGCATTGAAGTGCATCACTCTTCTTGTCAAGTACCCTCTTCCATCTTTAAAGAAACAGCTTGTTAATGTTTGTAATGAGATGTTTGttattttgcacaaattttcTTCCTCAGAACTAGCAAAAGGAAAAGTGTATGAACTTTTACAGCTGACATTCAGGACTTTAGCATTCATCATCAAAACTGTTGAGAGTTATTCCTTGACCTCTGAGCAAGTGCGTGTATTGCTACAGTATGTCCAAGAATCCTTGGATGACAGCAGCCATCAGACAATAGTTTTTGCTGTCCTACAGGCTGTTTTAGCAAGGAAGATAGATGCTCCAGAGCTTCACGAACTCATGGAGTCTGTGAAGAAAATGAGCATTGTATGTACTCGACAATATGCTCTTAACCAAGCCAGAGTAACTTATTACTCATACTTGTTAACATatccaatgaaaaagaagaaaataatagctCAAATCCATTATTATTTAGGCAATTTATCATATTCTATTGAAGAAGGTCGACTTTCTGCCCAAATGTTCATTAATGGAGTTATTACTAATTTCCCTGTAAAATTGTTCACCAAGGAGCTGGAGACAAACTTTTGGTTGAAGATATCAGAACAAATTGTCAAAGAGCAGTGCAAAGAAAACAGGTCTTTGCTTCATAAGTCACTGAAGATATTATTTGAAAGATCAGAGAGGAAGTCATATTTGATTGAGCTGTGCATGAAATTGCTGGGTAAAGATGATGAAGACATAGAATCATGTGCTGTGGCTATACAGTTAAGCTGTAAATCATTAAGTGCATTTCTTGATGTGTCATAA